In one window of Streptomyces sp. NBC_01224 DNA:
- a CDS encoding M20/M25/M40 family metallo-hydrolase has protein sequence MQVLTTMRRRVPALAAFLLLLLTGIAAMLPLRISEPRPAAASTGDFSAARAVARLDAIAKVPHPTGSAAQSDVREYLVGELRRLGLRPEIQTRVAPSNADDSPAIVGSVSNVHTTIPGKKSTGRVLLVAHYDSVPIAPGAGDDGSNVAAILEIARALKAGAQPPNDIELLFTDGEEHGLLGARAFVDAEARTPRAAAPQQTVVLNMEGRGTSGPVMMFQKAGTGLTSAVRASGAVTTSFSAAIYELLPNDTDLTVFDEAGMRGLNFAFMDGSAHYHTGHDSIARLDAASVQDMGDAALGAVRQLGWADLSQTGSDATYFSLFGTVMSYPAWLNLPLAMAAVLGVPLLLWLGRHRGLSLGGAGRAAMTFPLTLIGAAVIGLAGWWALSLARPDFALSEGSVYHLGRYALGGALLLLVLLVAWYRWARRKASPLDMVMGVLGCFAMLAVVCAVFLPGGAYLFTWPALIGLAVVAVTLRFTPAESPWRAVAGAVAAVPAVALVLPVVLLLLPALGLSLIAAPLVLAALLGAVLLSLLEPLPSRRTFTVGILATAVAGVGTLGVGTALDGYSADEPRPVSLGYALESDTGKATWVSLGDTSQPAVGKLLTGEPARYDDRIPSLGDVVLANGPAKAVPLDTPRTANVSSTEADGVRTVRVRIQGPADAHTIAVHADTRAHQILDATVEGAKLTGGPKRQGGGWGWSFDYAAPPAEGLDVVVRIRGKGPLPIRVVSTAVGLPGGAGAPTLVADQSWASWPSVAGQTFVVRTFRL, from the coding sequence GGCCGCACAGTCGGACGTACGGGAGTATCTCGTCGGTGAGCTGCGAAGGCTGGGGCTGAGGCCCGAGATCCAGACCCGGGTCGCCCCTTCCAACGCCGACGACAGCCCAGCCATCGTCGGGTCCGTCTCCAACGTCCACACCACGATCCCCGGCAAGAAGTCCACCGGCCGGGTCCTCCTCGTCGCCCACTACGACTCCGTGCCGATCGCCCCGGGCGCCGGCGACGACGGCTCCAACGTCGCCGCGATCCTCGAAATCGCCCGCGCTCTCAAGGCCGGAGCGCAGCCCCCCAACGACATCGAGCTCCTCTTCACCGACGGCGAGGAGCACGGGCTGCTCGGCGCGCGAGCTTTCGTCGACGCGGAGGCCAGAACGCCCCGGGCCGCCGCTCCCCAGCAGACCGTCGTGCTGAACATGGAGGGCCGGGGCACCTCCGGGCCCGTCATGATGTTCCAGAAGGCGGGCACCGGTCTCACCTCCGCCGTGCGGGCTTCCGGTGCGGTCACCACGTCGTTCTCCGCCGCGATCTACGAACTGCTGCCCAACGACACCGACCTGACAGTCTTCGACGAGGCAGGCATGCGGGGTCTCAATTTCGCCTTCATGGACGGCTCCGCGCACTACCACACCGGCCACGACAGCATCGCCCGGCTCGATGCCGCGAGCGTGCAGGATATGGGAGACGCGGCGCTCGGAGCCGTCCGTCAGCTCGGCTGGGCGGACCTCTCGCAGACCGGTTCGGACGCCACATACTTCTCCCTGTTCGGCACGGTCATGTCGTACCCGGCATGGCTGAACCTGCCGCTCGCCATGGCCGCCGTTCTGGGCGTGCCCCTACTGCTGTGGCTCGGCCGACATCGTGGGCTGTCCCTCGGCGGCGCCGGACGGGCCGCCATGACCTTCCCGCTCACGCTCATCGGTGCGGCGGTCATCGGCCTGGCCGGGTGGTGGGCACTGAGCCTGGCCCGACCGGACTTCGCGCTCAGCGAGGGCAGTGTCTACCACCTCGGCCGATACGCGTTGGGCGGAGCGTTGCTGCTCCTAGTGCTGCTCGTCGCCTGGTACCGCTGGGCCCGTCGCAAGGCGTCGCCGCTGGACATGGTGATGGGTGTGCTCGGCTGTTTCGCGATGCTCGCCGTGGTCTGCGCGGTGTTCCTGCCCGGGGGCGCCTACCTCTTCACCTGGCCGGCGCTGATCGGACTGGCAGTCGTCGCGGTGACGCTGCGGTTCACGCCTGCGGAATCCCCGTGGCGTGCGGTGGCCGGAGCGGTGGCCGCAGTACCCGCTGTGGCACTCGTCCTGCCGGTCGTGCTCCTGCTGCTGCCCGCCCTGGGGCTGTCGCTCATAGCCGCCCCGCTGGTCCTCGCGGCGCTGCTCGGAGCTGTGCTGCTGAGCCTCCTGGAGCCGCTTCCCTCACGTCGGACGTTCACCGTCGGCATCCTCGCGACGGCGGTGGCAGGTGTGGGCACGCTGGGCGTGGGTACCGCACTCGACGGCTACAGCGCCGACGAACCTCGGCCGGTCAGCCTCGGGTACGCCCTGGAGTCCGACACGGGCAAGGCCACCTGGGTCAGCCTCGGCGACACCTCCCAGCCCGCCGTCGGCAAGCTCCTCACCGGTGAGCCGGCTCGCTATGACGACCGCATCCCTTCGCTGGGCGATGTCGTGCTCGCGAATGGACCGGCCAAGGCTGTCCCCCTGGACACACCGCGTACCGCGAACGTCTCAAGCACCGAGGCCGACGGCGTACGTACGGTCCGGGTCCGTATCCAGGGGCCTGCCGACGCCCACACCATCGCCGTACACGCCGACACCCGCGCCCACCAGATCCTCGACGCCACCGTCGAGGGTGCGAAGCTCACCGGCGGACCGAAGCGACAGGGGGGCGGCTGGGGCTGGAGTTTCGACTACGCCGCCCCGCCCGCCGAAGGCCTCGACGTCGTCGTCCGCATCCGCGGCAAGGGCCCCCTGCCGATCCGCGTGGTGTCCACCGCGGTCGGCCTGCCGGGCGGAGCCGGTGCGCCCACTCTGGTCGCGGACCAGAGCTGGGCGAGCTGGCCGTCGGTCGCCGGGCAGACCTTCGTCGTACGGACCTTCCGGCTCTGA
- a CDS encoding GNAT family N-acetyltransferase — MTWLILFLGFADPLRRNLDPSVINTSRPPRAESTGMFSTVFTDLWLSPFAHGEALHHDDAFVVTVNPDLSENSRLMVLETPDGKVSVALTPAMATAGGLKPTENLSETMFRRKLAQAGITLHGADYLFAYLDKDKSELLREATGNGIRQLAAQDEEAFAAFRASSSEQDMDDAYVELDHWAVFGAFVDGRLVCAASMYPWNDSTVADLGVLTLPSHRGQGHARRVVRAICRHAAGLGYEPQYRCQLDNAASSVLAKSAGLTLFGKWDVVSLDSAA; from the coding sequence GTGACATGGTTGATACTTTTCCTCGGCTTCGCTGACCCGCTTCGACGCAACCTCGATCCGAGTGTGATCAACACCTCTCGACCACCTCGAGCAGAAAGCACCGGCATGTTCTCCACCGTATTCACCGACCTTTGGCTCTCCCCCTTCGCCCACGGAGAAGCCCTCCACCATGACGACGCGTTCGTCGTCACCGTCAACCCCGACCTGAGCGAAAACAGTCGTCTAATGGTGCTGGAGACTCCCGACGGGAAGGTCTCTGTCGCACTGACGCCCGCGATGGCTACTGCGGGCGGTCTCAAGCCGACGGAGAATCTGAGCGAAACGATGTTCCGTCGGAAACTCGCGCAAGCCGGGATCACGCTGCACGGGGCCGACTACCTCTTCGCCTACCTGGACAAAGACAAGAGCGAACTGCTGCGGGAAGCGACAGGAAACGGCATCCGGCAGTTGGCCGCGCAGGATGAGGAAGCCTTCGCCGCTTTCCGGGCCTCGTCATCGGAACAGGACATGGACGATGCGTACGTGGAATTGGACCACTGGGCCGTGTTCGGAGCCTTCGTCGACGGGCGTCTCGTCTGCGCCGCGAGTATGTACCCCTGGAACGACTCGACCGTCGCGGACCTCGGCGTGCTGACCCTGCCGTCTCACCGGGGGCAAGGTCACGCCCGCCGCGTTGTTCGGGCCATCTGCCGCCACGCCGCCGGGCTAGGGTACGAGCCCCAGTACCGGTGCCAACTTGACAACGCCGCTTCTTCGGTGCTGGCCAAGTCGGCCGGACTGACCTTGTTCGGTAAGTGGGACGTCGTGTCCCTGGACTCCGCAGCCTGA
- a CDS encoding glyoxalase, whose protein sequence is MNVLFIASTAVVVADPPQSRRLFIDTLGLPLEGEDDGYYFSGSIPGSKHFGMWPLSQAAEACFGTPAWPADRMVPQASIEFEFEDADAVAAAGGELERAGFDLLHPARPSRGDRR, encoded by the coding sequence ATGAACGTTCTCTTCATCGCGAGTACGGCGGTCGTCGTCGCTGACCCGCCGCAGAGCCGCAGACTCTTCATTGACACCCTTGGCCTCCCGCTGGAGGGCGAAGACGACGGCTACTACTTCAGCGGGAGCATCCCGGGCAGCAAGCACTTCGGCATGTGGCCGCTCTCGCAGGCAGCCGAGGCGTGCTTTGGCACGCCGGCGTGGCCCGCCGACCGGATGGTCCCCCAGGCATCGATCGAGTTCGAGTTCGAGGACGCAGACGCCGTCGCAGCGGCTGGCGGCGAGCTCGAGCGCGCGGGCTTCGACCTGCTGCACCCGGCCCGACCGAGCCGTGGGGACAGACGGTGA
- a CDS encoding GNAT family N-acetyltransferase, whose translation MLHHQGAPTVRPIIDADIPTAVETLARAFADYPYTRHVVAADDHEGRIRRFQELCLTRVGMVCGRVWVADAGRAVAVWAIPDQDPSPAFAEIGPLLGSLAGDRAAAFESAEQAVAPYRPQEPGWFLNTVGVTPEAQGQGLGSAVLVPGIEAAALAGYPVFLETSSERNVKFYERLGFEVTAEVVLPDNGPRTWCMRKDPR comes from the coding sequence ATGCTGCATCACCAGGGCGCCCCTACCGTACGTCCCATCATCGACGCCGACATTCCGACCGCTGTCGAGACCCTCGCTCGGGCCTTCGCCGACTACCCCTACACCCGGCACGTGGTCGCCGCAGACGACCACGAGGGCCGGATCCGACGCTTCCAGGAACTCTGCTTGACCCGCGTTGGGATGGTGTGCGGCCGTGTGTGGGTTGCCGACGCCGGCCGCGCCGTCGCCGTGTGGGCCATTCCTGATCAGGACCCCTCACCCGCCTTTGCCGAGATCGGCCCGTTGCTGGGCAGCCTTGCCGGTGACCGGGCGGCTGCTTTTGAGTCTGCGGAGCAGGCCGTCGCTCCGTACCGGCCACAGGAGCCTGGATGGTTCCTCAACACGGTGGGAGTCACCCCTGAAGCCCAGGGGCAGGGCCTTGGCAGTGCGGTGCTGGTCCCCGGCATCGAGGCGGCCGCACTCGCCGGGTACCCGGTATTCCTGGAGACCTCCAGCGAGCGGAACGTGAAATTCTACGAGCGCCTCGGCTTTGAGGTCACAGCCGAGGTCGTTCTCCCCGACAACGGCCCCCGCACGTGGTGCATGCGCAAGGACCCCCGATAG